The genomic stretch AAAGTTGAAACTAGACATAATGGAGATGGAGTCAAGGTGACAATGGGTTAAAAATGCTAAAAAGTGTGAAGTTGGGGTCTCTGAAAGGGAACAAGGAGAtggggtgtttttttttttattttcttttgttaatttattttttacctGGTACAAAAAGCATCATGAAATGGTGGCTAGACTCATATCTATAGAGTGATTGGAAATGATGGTGAGGTTGCACCTTTAGTTTTGGCAATCCTTCATCACACGAGCTTGAAATTTGGAACAGCTCGACATTTTGAAGCATTACCAGGTTGCTGCTTGGTGGTGTTGATTAAGTTGATAAAGGATAGAATTGGACCTTGTATAGGAAAGGCACTTTACTTAGTTGCAATTGTTCATAATAGTTTTTGCTAGATAAATAGCTGTGTAGAAACTATGTTTGAAGCTTGTAAGTCGAACAAATCTAATTTAATTGTGTGATTACTGTTGTTGTAGCCTGTACTTTATATTTAGGTCACATTTTCATGTGGTAAGTATGCCACGGCTGATTTAAAACAAATGAGATGAAATCTGTATCATCTAATTTAAGTTTACTTAGGTGATATAGTGTATATATGTATGGCTCATGTTTACAGGAAAAAGGTAAGTACCTCTGATCAAATATCTTATTAGTTTGAATTTGATTCAAAGGACCCTTAAAAAACTACATTAACATGACCCACTTAAAGAATATTAGAGAGCTTCTCCAACTTAAGATGTAGAGGACAGTGGGAACTGCTTGTATTATTGAGGCATTGGAAATGTGCAAGTTGATTCATGTGCATTTACAGTGCTGCTTTTGGATTTAAGAATGGCGTGAGTCACTGGAAACTGTGATAGCCTGTAATTGTGGCTCCGGTATCTTGTTCTCTTCAGCTTCTTGTGCTAATTTGTCAGCAAAATTCTGCATTTCTTTCTTTTTACCCCAGAGAAGGATATATAACCCGATGATTACAACAACAGATCCTATCAAGCTGTTGAAACCATAGGAACAATAAAACAGTGTTTGTTAGTTTGGAGGGCTAAGAAGTAGAACTGTAGAGTAATGGGGAAGATGAAGAAGTGACTGACTTTCCAAGGTAGAATCTCTCATGCAAAATGGGGATATCTATCATGGCAGCCATAATCTGAACAAGTGGACTGAAGGCAGCTGTAAAGACTGGACCCCTTTTCTTTACACACCATGACATGGTGACAAACCCCAACCCTGATCCTACCATCCCCTGAAATTGAATCACTTTGGTTGATAGTCTTGTTTGATTTGAGTCCTTTGAACACTGAAAGCTAAAATACGAAGGGGAATACTTACAGCGAACACGACGGTTATAATTTGCAGCTGCCCTTTTAGAATCCACACCGAGAGGTTACCGCCGGTGCACAAGCTCAAGATGGTGGACTGAATGGCACCAAGGAAGGACATGATGGCGGTGCTCGAATACTGGTATGGATATCTCTTCCCTATGTTTGATTGCAAAAGAAACCAGGAAGACCATGACAGAGTTCCCATCACTAGAGCTATTGACCCAAGCATCCATCTCTCTGTCTTCTTAGACGAGCTGAGTTTAGTAATGGCCCTATCTACGGCAGCATGTGTGTGGTTGTTGCTATCGAACAAAGACACTCCTTTGTACAGTAGTAAAGTAACCCCACCTCCTATGCACACCAATGTTCCTACTATTTTGGCTCTCCCACTATTGCATTTGATGTTCACTGCCTCCAATCTGAGCAAATTATTAAACACATAACCATATCATCAATCATCATTGATATGCATGCTTACAAAAGCAATAC from Humulus lupulus chromosome 5, drHumLupu1.1, whole genome shotgun sequence encodes the following:
- the LOC133778753 gene encoding WAT1-related protein At3g30340-like; translated protein: MGEEVKMSGGCEEWKPFMAMVVVDFAFAVLNILLKKVLDEGMDHLVLVTYRLSISAIFLAPISYFWERDARPKLTVRILCYLFLSAIVGASLTQYLFLIGIQYTSATFACAFVNMVPVTTFLMALPFGLEAVNIKCNSGRAKIVGTLVCIGGGVTLLLYKGVSLFDSNNHTHAAVDRAITKLSSSKKTERWMLGSIALVMGTLSWSSWFLLQSNIGKRYPYQYSSTAIMSFLGAIQSTILSLCTGGNLSVWILKGQLQIITVVFAGMVGSGLGFVTMSWCVKKRGPVFTAAFSPLVQIMAAMIDIPILHERFYLGNLIGSVVVIIGLYILLWGKKKEMQNFADKLAQEAEENKIPEPQLQAITVSSDSRHS